A stretch of the Uranotaenia lowii strain MFRU-FL chromosome 3, ASM2978415v1, whole genome shotgun sequence genome encodes the following:
- the LOC129750826 gene encoding glutathione S-transferase 1-like — MSREYKSKIIEGKAPITLYTTRRSPKGRAVEIVARLLDLDLKTEYINLANIDHLTPEYLKINPQDTVPTIVDDGVALYDSHAINVYLISKYAKNEDLYPRKDLITQARINALLHFESGVLFSRLRATLVPFFYHGAKKIPSENLEGFQAYEFLEATLKGKFLVGGSLTLADISICTTLSTANYIVPIDGQRFPKLVNYLKDLEQNQPWFGELNTDRNIENFATIKKIFDENS; from the exons ATGTCTCGTGAGTACAAATCGAAG ATAATCGAGGGAAAGGCTCCAATTACGCTGTACACAACTCGTCGATCGCCAAAGGGTAGGGCTGTCGAAATTGTGGCCAGACTTctggatttggatttgaaaacagaataCATAAACCTAGCCAACATAGACCACTTGACTCCGGAATATTTGAAG ATAAATCCTCAAGACACCGTGCCAACAATCGTAGACGATGGAGTTGCCCTTTACGACAGTCATGCCATTAACGTCTATCTAATCTCAAAATACGCCAAAAATGAAGATTTGTACCCACGGAAGGATTTGATCACCCAGGCGCGCATCAATGCTTTGCTGCACTTTGAATCGGGAGTTTTATTTTCCCGGCTGAGAGCTACACTGGTTCCATTTTTCTACCACGGTGCGAAGAAAATTCCTTCGGAAAACCTCGAGGGATTCCAGGCCTATGAGTTTCTGGAGGCTACcttaaaggggaaatttttagTTGGTGGTTCCCTAACACTGGCTGATATCAGTATCTGTACAACGCTATCTACGGCAAACTATATAGTCCCCATTGATGGCCAGCGGTTTCCAAAATTGGTAAActatttgaaagatttggaaCAGAATCAGCCCTGGTTCGGGGAGCTAAACACGGATCGAAACATTGAGAATTTTGCAACcattaagaaaatttttgacGAAAACTCGTAA